Genomic DNA from Bosea sp. (in: a-proteobacteria):
GAAGCGGCCCTGCTTCACCTGATCGAGCAGGCTCTTGTTCGTGGCTGAGATCAGCCGGATGTCGACCCGCACGGATTTGCGCCCGCCGACAGGATCGACCTCGCCTTCCTGGATGGCGCGCAGCAGCTTGACCTGGGCTTCGAGCGGCAACTCGCCGATCTCGTCGAGAAAGAGCGTGCCGCCGCTGGCCTCGATGAACTTGCCGACATGCTTCTCGGTGGCGCCGGTGAAGGCGCCCTTCTCGTGGCCGAACAGGATGGACTCGACAAGGTTGTCAGGGATCGCGCCGCAGTTGACGGTGACGAAGGGTTTGCCCCGGCGGTCGCTGGAGCCCTGGATGGCGCGGGCGAGCACCTCCTTGCCGACGCCTGATTCACCCTCGATGAGGATCGGGATGTTGGATTTCGCAGCCCGTTCCGCCAGGCGAACCACGCGCGCCATCTCGGGGCTGCGGGTGCTCAGATCGTGGAAGCCGAGCGTGCCGGAAGCGCGGCGCTTCATGCGCCGGATCTCGTCCTCCAGGGCGCCGACCTTGATCGCGTTCTTGATCGAGACCTGCAGCCGCTCCGCGCCAACGGGCTTGACCACGAAGTCGACTGCGCCGGCGCGCATGCCCGCCACCACCGTCTCGATGGAGGAGTGCGCCGTCTGCACGATCACCGGCTTTTCAAGCCCCTTGTTCTTGATCGCGGCCAGCACGCCCATGCCGTCAAGCTCTGGCATCACGAGGTCGAGAATCACCAGATCGACCGCCTCGCCCTCCATCCCCGTGAGCATGCGCAAGGCGGTCGCGCCGCTGTCGGCCGTACGCGCCTCGTAGCCGAAGCGGCGCACCATCGCCTCTAGCAGGCGGCGCTGGACGGGATCGTCGTCGACGATGAGGATCGTGGTGGTCATTGTCAGTCCAAACCGGCGGCACGGCGGGAATCGCGTGTGTCGTTTCGGATCAATGTCAGGCACAAGAGTTAAGCGCCGCTTAAGCGAAAGCTCTGCGCCGATGGCAATTCCTGCAGGGCCGCGACAGAGCGCCGGTTGATTGCACTGGCCGAAGCGCACATATGCTGCTTGGCCGCGCCGTTCCGCTCCGGCACCCGCCAGCCAGAGGTCCGCCATCATGCCGCATCGTCCTGACCTCGCCCCCGCATCCTTGCGGATGGCCATGTCGCCGGCGCCCCCCGCGCGGCGCGCGTCCCCTGATCCGGGCCTGGTCGACCTGCCCGAATGGGATCTGAGCCATCTCTATCCGGCCATGGACGCGCCAGCGTTCGGGGCCGACATGGAGCGCGCCGCTGGCCAGGCGCTCGACTTCGCCGGCCGCTATCGCGGCAGGCTCGCCGAACTTGCCAGCCGCCCGGATGCATCCGTGAGGCTGCATGAAGCCGTGACGGAATACGAGGCTCTCGATGACCTCATGGGCCGGATCATGTCCTATGCCGGCCTTGTCTACTCGGGCGACACCACCGACCCCGCCCGCGCGAAATTCTACGGCGACGCGCAGGAGCGCATCACCACCGCCTCGACCGAGCTGCTGTTCTTCACGCTGGAGCTGAACCGCCTCGACGATGAAGTTCTGGACAAGGTGGCCGCCTCACCGCCGCTGAGCCACTACAAACCCTGGCTCGACGACATCCGCAAGGACAAGCCTCACCAGCTCGACGACAGGCTCGAGCAGCTCTTCCACGAGAAGTCCGTGACCGGCCGCGCCGCCTGGAACCGGCTTTTCGACGAGACCATAGCCTCGCTGCGCTTCAAGGTCGGCGACCACGAGCTGACGCTCGAACCCACGCTCAACAAGCTCCAGGACAGCGACGGCAAGGTGCGCAAGGCAGGCGCGGAGGCCCTCGCCAACGTCTTCAGCCAGCACATGCGGACCTTCGCGCTCATCACCAACACTCTGGCCAAGGACAAGGACATCCAGGACAAGTGGCGCGGCTTCGGCGATGTGGCCCAGTCGCGCCATCTCGCCAACCGGGTCGAGCCTGCCGTGGTCGATGCGCTGGTCAGCGCCGTGCGCGATGCCTATCCGCGCCTGTCTCACCGTTATTATGCGCTCAAGGCCCGCTGGTTCGGCAAGAGTGAGCTCAACTTCTGGGATCGCAACGCCCCGCTGCCCAAGGTGGAGCAGCGCACGATCCCGTGGAGCGAGGCGCGCGACACCGTACTCGGCGCCTACGACGCCTTCTCGCCGCGCATGGCCTCCATCGCGCGTCGCTTCTTCGACGAGCGCTGGATCGATGCGCCCGTTCGCCCCGGCAAGGCGCCGGGCGCCTTCGCTCACCCTACGGTTCCCTCCTCGCACCCCTATGTGCTGATCAATTATCAGGGCAAGCCGCGCGACGTGATGACGCTGGCCCATGAGCTGGGCCATGGCGTGCATCAGGTGCTGGCCGCGCCCAATGGCGCGCTGATGGCGCCGACCCCGCTCACCCTGGCCGAAACCGCCTCGGTCTTCGGCGAGATGCTGACCTTCCGCCGCCTGCTCGACGCCACCACCAGCCAGAGCCAGCGCAAGGCCATGCTGGCGAGCAAGGTCGAGGACATGATCAACACGGTCGTGCGCCAGATCGCTTTCTACTCCTTCGAGCGCAAGCTCCACGAGGAGCGCAAGCAGGGCGAGCTCACCGCCGATGCGATCAGCGCGCTGTGGATGAGCGTGCAGGCCGAGAGCCTTGGCCCCGCCATCAGGCTCGGCCCCGGCTACGAGACCTACTGGACGTACATTCCCCACTTCATCCACTCGCCCTTCTACGTCTACGCCTATGCCTTCGGCGATTGCCTCGTGAATTCGCTTTATGGCGTCTACGAGCGCTCGGCCGACGGTTTCCAGGACCGCTATTTCGCCATGCTGAGCGCAGGCGGCACCAAGCACCATTCCGAGGTGCTCGCGCCTTTCGGCCTTGATGCGCGCGACCCCGGCTTCTGGCAAATCGGGCTTGGGCTGATCGAGCGCATGATCGTGGAACTGGAACAGATGGGATGACGGCCGCGTGCTGGCTCTAGGCGGCGATCAACGGTCCCTGGGGCAAGAGCCGCCAACCCGGCATCCCGACCAGCATGCGCGACATCGTCGCGGACGGCATCGCAGCGGCGAAGGCCGGGGCGGGCATGGCCGCTCAGGGCTCGCCGCGCTCACGCAGGAGCAGCTTGACGACAAGGGCATGCGCTCCGATCGGGACCTGATGCTGGGCGCCGTGTCCCGGTTGACCGCCGGCGAGCCCTGAGCGGCATGCCCCCCCGCGACCTTGGCGAGGGCCGGGAGCAGGCTTATGTCAGGGACATGAGCAGCCCCCGCGACACCGAAGAGAACCGATTTTCCGCGCGCGCCTCGCGCTATGCCCGCGTCGGCGCCAATGTCGGCGGCGTCGCGGCGCGAATCGCCACGACCTTCATCACCGGCCGTACAGGCGCGGCGGACAGCCGCAATGCCGCCGCTCTGGCGCAGGCGCTCGGCGGGCTCAAGGGCCCGCTGATGAAGGTCGCGCAGCTTGTCGCCACCATTCCCGATGTGGTCCCGCCCGAATATGCCGAGGAGTTGCAGAAGCTCCAGTCGGAAGCCCCGCCCATGGGCGCGGCCTTCGTCAACCGGCGGATGATGGCCGAGCTTGGCGGCAACTGGCGCCAGCGTTTCGGCGCCTTCGACCTCAAGCCTGCTGCCGCGGCCTCGCTCGGCCAGGTCCACCGCGCCACCTCGCTCGACGGCGTGTCCCTGGCCTGCAAGCTCCAGTATCCCGACATGGAATCGGCCGTGGAGGCGGACCTCAAGCAGCTCCAGCTCCTGCTGGCGCTGCACCGCCAGCTCGACTCGGCCATCGACACGCGCGAGATCGCCAAGGAACTCGGCGCCCGCGTGCGCGAGGAGCTCGACTATCACCGCGAGGCGAGGCATGCGGCGCTTTATCAGCTCATGCTGGCCGGCACCGATGATGTGCGCGTGCCGAAGGTGGACGCCGCCCTGTCCACGCGGCGCCTGCTGACCATGCACTGGCTCGAGGGCGCCAAGCTGCTCAGCCACAAGGATGCCGATCTGGACACGCGCAACCGGATCGCGCGCGCCATGTTCCATGCCTGGTGGCGGCCCTTCATCCGCTTTGGCGTCATCCATGGCGATCCGCATCTGGGCAACTACACCGTGTTCGACGATGGCGGCCGCCCAAGCGGGCTGAACCTGCTCGATTATGGCTGCGTGCGCATCTTTCCGGCCAGCTTCGTCAACGGCGTCAACGAGCTGCGCAACGGCCTGCTCCACGGGGACGCGGCCCGGATCGTCCATGCCTACGAGGTCTGGGGCTTCAGGAACCTCAGCAAGGACCTCATCGAGATCCTCAACATCTGGGCGCGCTTCATCTATGGCCCGCTGCTCGATGACCGGGTGCGCACCATCGCGGACGGGGTCAGCCCCGGCAATTACGGGCGCCGCGAAGCGTTCGCCGTGCATCAGGCGCTCAAGGAGAAGGGCCCCGTCACCGTGCCGCAGGAGTTCGTCTTCATGGACCGCGCCGCCATCGGGCTGGGCGGGGTCTTCCTGCATCTGCGCGCCGAGATGAATTTCTTCCGCCTGATCGAGGACGAGCTGACCGCCTTCTCCGCCGAGACGGTGGCGCGCCGTCAGGCCGAGGCGCTGGCGGCGGTCGGTCTCAGGCCCGCGCAAGCCTGAGACGCAAAAGTCTTGGACGCGCAAGCCTTGGACGCGGAGGCCTGGGAGGCGGAGGCCTGGGAGGCGAAGCTGCCCCTGCAACAGCCGGGAACGGCACGCGACACAAAGCCCGACACGAAGCGCAACCTGGCACGGTTTCCGGCCTCACAATCTGCGTTGACTCGTTGCCACCGTTCATGTCCATGCGCTAAACGCTGGTGAGCTGCAACGCTCGCTTTCAACATATTCGGGGACGATCATGGCCGACCACGGCAAATCCGCTGAAACGGGACATCCGGAGATGGATTACCCGGCTCATGAAGACACCTTCAAGGGCTTCGTTCACTTCACCGAGGTCGGCACCGTCGCCGTTACGGCGATCGTGGTGGCCCTCGCCGTAGGCGGCGTGCGCCATGCCTGGGTCACGGTGATCTTCGGCACGATCCTGACACTCGTCACCGCGGCCATCGGCGTCGCGTCGCCCCGCATTGGCTGGCGCGCGCCCGCCATCCCGCTGGTGCTGATGCTCATGGCCCTCGCCTTCATGGGCGGCGGCACTCACTGACGCCCGCCCGCCTCTCCGGAGAACAGCATTCCATGCGCATCGCAATCCCGGCGGAAGCCAAAGGCACGGAAACCCGCGTCGCCGCGACGCCCGAGACCGTCAAGAAGTTCCTTGGCCTCGGCGCGAGCGTCACGGTCGAGAAAGGCGCGGGCCTGACCGCAGGCATTTCGGACGCCGAATACGAGGCGGCCGGGGCGAGCCTTGCGGCCAGCGGCAAGGCCGCGCTGAAGGACGCTGACATTGTCCTCAAGGTCCGCCGTCCGGCCGCAGCCGAGCTTGAGCAGATGAAGGCAGGCGCCATCGTCGTCGCCACCATGGATCCTTATGGCCAGGAAGAGGCGCTGGCGGCGATGGCGAAGGCGAATGTCGCCGCCTTCGCCATGGAGTTCATGCCGCGCATCACGCGCGCCCAGGTCATGGACGTGCTCTCCAGCCAGGCCAACCTCGCCGGCTATCGCGCCGTGATCGACGGCGCCGCCGAATATGGCCGCGCCGTGCCGATGATGATGACGGCCGCCGGAACCGTTCCGGCCGCGCGCATCTTCATCATGGGCGTCGGCGTTGCGGGGCTTCAGGCCATCGCGACCGCCCGCCGCCTCGGCGCGGTCGTGACCGCCACCGACGTGCGCCCCGCCACCAAGGAGCAGGTCGAATCACTCGGCGCCAAGTTCCTCGCCGTCGAGGATGACGAGTTCCGTCAGGCCCAGACTGCCGGCGGCTACGCCAAGGAGATGTCGAGGGAGTATCAGGCCAGGCAGGCCGAGCTCACCGCCTCCCACATCGCCAAGCAGGACATCGTCATCACCACGGCGCTGATCCCGGGCCGGCCCGCGCCGCGCCTCATCACCGCAGCCATGGTGGAAAGCATGAAGGCTGGTTCCGTCATCATCGACCTTGCGGTCGAGCGCGGCGGCAATTGCGAGCTGGCCAAGCCTGGCCAGACCGTCGTCACCCCCAACGGCGTGCGCATCGTCGGCCATCTCAACGTGCCCGGCCGCCTCGCGGCAACGGCTTCAGCGCTTTACGCCAAGAACCTCTTCGCCTTCGTCGAGACCATGATCGACAAGAAGGACAAGAAGCTGGCGGTGAACTGGGAGGACGAGCTGGTCAAGGCCACGCTGCTGACCCGCGACGGTGCTGTCGTCCATCCGACTTTCCAGCCCAAAGCCTGACCACCATCCGTCACCGGACCGAAGGGGCATCATTCCATGTCGACCATCACACCCCAGGAAGCGCTTGAGCGGGCCCGCGCCGCCGCCGATGCGGCACGGCAGGCGGCGGAGGCCGCCCAGCGCTATGCCGACCAGATCGCCGCCACGGCCAGCGCCACCACCGGCGGGGCCATCGATCCCATCGTGTTCCAGCTCGCCATCTTCGCCCTGGCGGTCGCGGTGGGCTATTATGTCGTTTGGTCAGTGACGCCCGCGCTGCACACTCCGCTGATGTCGGTGACCAACGCCATCTCCTCCGTCATCGTGGTGGGCGCACTGCTCGCGGTCGGCGTCAACGCCACCCCAGCCATGGGCGATGGGCCG
This window encodes:
- a CDS encoding sigma-54-dependent Fis family transcriptional regulator; amino-acid sequence: MTTTILIVDDDPVQRRLLEAMVRRFGYEARTADSGATALRMLTGMEGEAVDLVILDLVMPELDGMGVLAAIKNKGLEKPVIVQTAHSSIETVVAGMRAGAVDFVVKPVGAERLQVSIKNAIKVGALEDEIRRMKRRASGTLGFHDLSTRSPEMARVVRLAERAAKSNIPILIEGESGVGKEVLARAIQGSSDRRGKPFVTVNCGAIPDNLVESILFGHEKGAFTGATEKHVGKFIEASGGTLFLDEIGELPLEAQVKLLRAIQEGEVDPVGGRKSVRVDIRLISATNKSLLDQVKQGRFREDLYYRLNVFPILLPALRSRREDVPDLAKSFVARFAAEEGKRIRGLTPEAAALLQRYDWPGNVRQLENALFRAVVLCDGDELTVAEFPQIAAQVEGFDVRIPPAPQPYAVTSGGAEPPRIIQVPVRDPNAIELTEGSDMRRMDDLERDIIKFALQHYRGHMSEVSRKLGIGRSTLYRKLKDYGLDEGAAEGAAEEEAA
- a CDS encoding M3 family oligoendopeptidase; its protein translation is MAMSPAPPARRASPDPGLVDLPEWDLSHLYPAMDAPAFGADMERAAGQALDFAGRYRGRLAELASRPDASVRLHEAVTEYEALDDLMGRIMSYAGLVYSGDTTDPARAKFYGDAQERITTASTELLFFTLELNRLDDEVLDKVAASPPLSHYKPWLDDIRKDKPHQLDDRLEQLFHEKSVTGRAAWNRLFDETIASLRFKVGDHELTLEPTLNKLQDSDGKVRKAGAEALANVFSQHMRTFALITNTLAKDKDIQDKWRGFGDVAQSRHLANRVEPAVVDALVSAVRDAYPRLSHRYYALKARWFGKSELNFWDRNAPLPKVEQRTIPWSEARDTVLGAYDAFSPRMASIARRFFDERWIDAPVRPGKAPGAFAHPTVPSSHPYVLINYQGKPRDVMTLAHELGHGVHQVLAAPNGALMAPTPLTLAETASVFGEMLTFRRLLDATTSQSQRKAMLASKVEDMINTVVRQIAFYSFERKLHEERKQGELTADAISALWMSVQAESLGPAIRLGPGYETYWTYIPHFIHSPFYVYAYAFGDCLVNSLYGVYERSADGFQDRYFAMLSAGGTKHHSEVLAPFGLDARDPGFWQIGLGLIERMIVELEQMG
- a CDS encoding AarF/ABC1/UbiB kinase family protein — encoded protein: MSSPRDTEENRFSARASRYARVGANVGGVAARIATTFITGRTGAADSRNAAALAQALGGLKGPLMKVAQLVATIPDVVPPEYAEELQKLQSEAPPMGAAFVNRRMMAELGGNWRQRFGAFDLKPAAAASLGQVHRATSLDGVSLACKLQYPDMESAVEADLKQLQLLLALHRQLDSAIDTREIAKELGARVREELDYHREARHAALYQLMLAGTDDVRVPKVDAALSTRRLLTMHWLEGAKLLSHKDADLDTRNRIARAMFHAWWRPFIRFGVIHGDPHLGNYTVFDDGGRPSGLNLLDYGCVRIFPASFVNGVNELRNGLLHGDAARIVHAYEVWGFRNLSKDLIEILNIWARFIYGPLLDDRVRTIADGVSPGNYGRREAFAVHQALKEKGPVTVPQEFVFMDRAAIGLGGVFLHLRAEMNFFRLIEDELTAFSAETVARRQAEALAAVGLRPAQA
- a CDS encoding aa3-type cytochrome c oxidase subunit IV; the protein is MADHGKSAETGHPEMDYPAHEDTFKGFVHFTEVGTVAVTAIVVALAVGGVRHAWVTVIFGTILTLVTAAIGVASPRIGWRAPAIPLVLMLMALAFMGGGTH
- a CDS encoding Re/Si-specific NAD(P)(+) transhydrogenase subunit alpha: MRIAIPAEAKGTETRVAATPETVKKFLGLGASVTVEKGAGLTAGISDAEYEAAGASLAASGKAALKDADIVLKVRRPAAAELEQMKAGAIVVATMDPYGQEEALAAMAKANVAAFAMEFMPRITRAQVMDVLSSQANLAGYRAVIDGAAEYGRAVPMMMTAAGTVPAARIFIMGVGVAGLQAIATARRLGAVVTATDVRPATKEQVESLGAKFLAVEDDEFRQAQTAGGYAKEMSREYQARQAELTASHIAKQDIVITTALIPGRPAPRLITAAMVESMKAGSVIIDLAVERGGNCELAKPGQTVVTPNGVRIVGHLNVPGRLAATASALYAKNLFAFVETMIDKKDKKLAVNWEDELVKATLLTRDGAVVHPTFQPKA
- a CDS encoding NAD(P) transhydrogenase subunit alpha, producing the protein MSTITPQEALERARAAADAARQAAEAAQRYADQIAATASATTGGAIDPIVFQLAIFALAVAVGYYVVWSVTPALHTPLMSVTNAISSVIVVGALLAVGVNATPAMGDGPLWAKVMGFFALILASVNIFGGFLVTERMLAMYKKKG